A single Fundulus heteroclitus isolate FHET01 unplaced genomic scaffold, MU-UCD_Fhet_4.1 scaffold_38, whole genome shotgun sequence DNA region contains:
- the sinhcafl gene encoding SIN3-HDAC complex associated factor, like isoform X1 yields MFGFHKSKIYRSNDGCCICKTKSSSSRFTDSSRYEETFRMCFGLSEDRVGDICNACVLLVKRWKKLPHGSKKNWNHVVDARAGPGFKVTKPKKIKNSDGKKKSKLKRLHKFKRQTDSDAHSTTSSMSPAQSPSYSNHSDDGSDIESKQRRSSPSIFSFLDRSYWKRQKVCCGIIYKGRFGEVIIDPRLFKPCCSSKKQKTLTPTQVPTLQPQHPEDLKETW; encoded by the exons ATGTTTGGCTTTCACAAGTCAAAGATCTACCGGAGTAATGACGGCTGTTGCATCTGTAAGACCAAGTCTTCCAGTTCACGCTTCACGGACAGCAGCAGATACGAGGAGACCTTCAGGATGTGCTTTGG GCTCTCTGAAGATCGCGTTGGAGACATTTGCAACGCGTGTGTGCTGCTGGTGAAGAGATGGAAGAAGCTTCCCCACGGCTCCAAGAAGAACTGGAATCAT GTGGTGGATGCCAGAGCTGGTCCTGGTTTTAAGGTGACAAAGCCCAAGAAGATCAAGAACAGCGATGGGAAGAAGAAGAGCAAACTAAAGCGGCTTCATAAATTTAAGAGACAAA cAGACTCGGATGCTCACAGCACCACTTCCAGCATGTCTCCAGCCCAATCTCCCAGTTACAGCAACCATTCGGATGATGGTTCTGACATCGAGTCCAAACAAAGGCGCTCGTCTCCTTCAATCTTCTCCTTCTTGGATCGTTCCTACTGGAAGAG GCAAAAGGTGTGCTGTGGAATTATCTACAAAGGTCGGTTTGGGGAAGTGATTATCGACCCCCGACTTTTCAAGCCTTGCTGCAGCTCAAAAAAGCAGAAGACACTGACGCCCACGCAGGTGCCCACACTTCAACCACAGCACCCAGAAGATTTGAAAGAAACCTGGTGA
- the sinhcafl gene encoding SIN3-HDAC complex associated factor, like isoform X2 codes for MFGFHKSKIYRSNDGCCICKTKSSSSRFTDSSRYEETFRMCFGLSEDRVGDICNACVLLVKRWKKLPHGSKKNWNHVVDARAGPGFKVTKPKKIKNSDGKKKSKLKRLHKFKRQNSDAHSTTSSMSPAQSPSYSNHSDDGSDIESKQRRSSPSIFSFLDRSYWKRQKVCCGIIYKGRFGEVIIDPRLFKPCCSSKKQKTLTPTQVPTLQPQHPEDLKETW; via the exons ATGTTTGGCTTTCACAAGTCAAAGATCTACCGGAGTAATGACGGCTGTTGCATCTGTAAGACCAAGTCTTCCAGTTCACGCTTCACGGACAGCAGCAGATACGAGGAGACCTTCAGGATGTGCTTTGG GCTCTCTGAAGATCGCGTTGGAGACATTTGCAACGCGTGTGTGCTGCTGGTGAAGAGATGGAAGAAGCTTCCCCACGGCTCCAAGAAGAACTGGAATCAT GTGGTGGATGCCAGAGCTGGTCCTGGTTTTAAGGTGACAAAGCCCAAGAAGATCAAGAACAGCGATGGGAAGAAGAAGAGCAAACTAAAGCGGCTTCATAAATTTAAGAGACAAA ACTCGGATGCTCACAGCACCACTTCCAGCATGTCTCCAGCCCAATCTCCCAGTTACAGCAACCATTCGGATGATGGTTCTGACATCGAGTCCAAACAAAGGCGCTCGTCTCCTTCAATCTTCTCCTTCTTGGATCGTTCCTACTGGAAGAG GCAAAAGGTGTGCTGTGGAATTATCTACAAAGGTCGGTTTGGGGAAGTGATTATCGACCCCCGACTTTTCAAGCCTTGCTGCAGCTCAAAAAAGCAGAAGACACTGACGCCCACGCAGGTGCCCACACTTCAACCACAGCACCCAGAAGATTTGAAAGAAACCTGGTGA